The following proteins come from a genomic window of Microbacterium sp. JZ31:
- a CDS encoding TRAP transporter large permease, producing MIDPALIGAILIGGLIVLLAIGAPVSISIGLPSAICLLLVAGFDNGAMTSVQQMFRGANSFALLAIPFFVLAGVIMNNGGIAARLINLARVLVGRTPAPLMQSNVIANAIFGTVSGSAVATAAAVGSTMSPMLRKEGYDRSMAAAANVASAPAGMLIPPSNTLIVYSLAAGGTSVGALFMAGYVPGILWALVCAAVVWFYARRHPELKGQPFPGWRVFFATVLQALPSLGLIVVAIGGIVAGFFTPTEGSAIAVVYALVLSFIYRTIRPRDLAGILYDACRTSAIVIFLIAVSSIMGYVMTYARLPQLIAEALFGWTDSKVVVLLIMMVLLLLIGIPLDPTPALLIFVPIFLPIAVSYGIDPVHFGIMMVFNLSIAVISPPSAPVLFVGTQVAKARLEPVIVKMVPFLIALIAMLFVVVFVPDLSLWLPRLVGLVN from the coding sequence ATGATCGATCCCGCGCTCATCGGCGCCATCCTCATCGGCGGGCTCATCGTCCTGCTCGCGATCGGCGCCCCCGTCTCCATCTCGATCGGCCTGCCCTCCGCGATCTGCCTGCTGCTCGTGGCCGGCTTCGACAACGGCGCCATGACCTCGGTCCAGCAGATGTTCCGGGGCGCGAACTCGTTCGCCCTGCTCGCCATCCCGTTCTTCGTGCTCGCGGGCGTGATCATGAACAACGGCGGCATCGCGGCCCGATTGATCAACCTGGCCCGCGTGCTGGTCGGGCGCACGCCCGCCCCGCTCATGCAGTCGAACGTGATCGCGAACGCGATCTTCGGCACCGTGTCCGGCTCGGCCGTCGCGACGGCGGCCGCCGTCGGCTCGACGATGAGCCCGATGCTGCGCAAGGAGGGCTACGACCGCTCCATGGCGGCGGCGGCGAACGTCGCCTCGGCGCCCGCGGGCATGCTGATCCCGCCGAGCAACACGCTCATCGTGTACTCGCTCGCGGCGGGCGGCACGTCGGTCGGCGCGCTGTTCATGGCCGGCTACGTCCCCGGCATCCTGTGGGCCCTCGTGTGCGCAGCGGTCGTGTGGTTCTACGCCCGCCGCCACCCCGAGCTGAAGGGACAGCCGTTCCCGGGCTGGCGCGTGTTCTTCGCGACCGTGCTGCAGGCGCTGCCGTCGCTCGGCCTCATCGTGGTCGCGATCGGCGGCATCGTCGCCGGCTTCTTCACCCCCACGGAGGGCTCCGCGATCGCGGTCGTCTACGCCCTCGTGCTGTCGTTCATCTATCGCACGATCCGCCCGCGCGACCTCGCGGGCATCCTGTACGACGCGTGCCGCACGAGCGCGATCGTGATCTTCCTGATCGCCGTGTCGTCGATCATGGGCTACGTCATGACCTACGCGCGGCTGCCGCAGCTGATCGCGGAGGCGCTGTTCGGCTGGACCGACTCCAAGGTCGTCGTGCTGCTGATCATGATGGTGCTGCTGCTGCTGATCGGCATCCCGCTCGACCCGACGCCGGCGCTGCTGATCTTCGTGCCCATCTTCCTGCCGATCGCCGTCTCGTACGGCATCGACCCCGTGCACTTCGGCATCATGATGGTCTTCAACCTGTCGATCGCCGTGATCTCCCCGCCGTCCGCGCCCGTGCTGTTCGTCGGCACGCAGGTGGCCAAGGCACGGCTCGAGCCCGTGATCGTGAAGATGGTGCCGTTCCTCATCGCGCTGATCGCGATGCTGTTCGTCGTCGTCTTCGTCCCCGACCTGTCGCTGTGGCTGCCGCGACTCGTCGGACTCGTCAACTGA
- a CDS encoding TRAP transporter substrate-binding protein yields MHKRILAASAAAVLALSLAGCASGGDGGSGGESRVFRVAFNQNTEHPQAQAILELSDRLEEETDGRYSLELFPDGTLGAQEATIEQVQSGTIDFALVAGSLLESFNPDFSVVNLPYLYESPEHQMSVLNDREIVGDLYDSLLEDNMKVLTAYHGGVRNVYTDKAVETPADLAGAKIRVIGSETNVRMMELMGGVGTPMAQDEVYTAIQSGVIDGGENNELIYSSLSHDEIAPFYSSTQHLMMPDYLVASPTVWDGLDEETRGIFEELLAESVDTELAAFDAAVSGAKAAAEEAGATFVESDVDAFREAVLPLHEELVTTPATQEIYDAIEAARG; encoded by the coding sequence ATGCACAAGCGGATTCTTGCCGCATCGGCGGCCGCCGTCCTGGCCCTCTCGCTCGCCGGCTGCGCGTCCGGCGGCGACGGCGGATCGGGCGGAGAGTCGCGCGTGTTCCGCGTCGCGTTCAACCAGAACACGGAGCACCCGCAGGCGCAGGCCATCCTGGAGCTGTCGGACAGGCTCGAGGAGGAGACCGACGGCAGGTACTCGCTCGAGCTCTTCCCCGACGGCACGCTCGGCGCCCAGGAGGCGACCATCGAGCAGGTGCAGTCGGGCACGATCGACTTCGCGCTCGTCGCCGGGTCGCTGCTCGAGAGCTTCAACCCCGACTTCTCGGTCGTGAACCTGCCGTACCTCTACGAGTCGCCCGAGCACCAGATGTCCGTGCTCAACGACCGCGAGATCGTCGGCGACCTGTACGACTCGCTGCTCGAGGACAACATGAAGGTTCTCACCGCCTACCACGGCGGCGTGCGCAACGTGTACACCGACAAGGCCGTCGAGACGCCCGCCGACCTCGCGGGCGCCAAGATCCGCGTGATCGGCTCCGAGACGAACGTGCGGATGATGGAGCTGATGGGCGGCGTCGGCACGCCGATGGCGCAGGACGAGGTCTACACCGCCATCCAGTCGGGCGTGATCGACGGCGGCGAGAACAACGAGCTGATCTACTCCTCGCTGTCGCACGACGAGATCGCGCCGTTCTACTCGTCCACGCAGCACCTGATGATGCCCGACTACCTCGTCGCGAGCCCCACCGTCTGGGACGGCCTCGACGAGGAGACCCGCGGCATCTTCGAGGAGCTGCTCGCCGAGTCGGTCGACACCGAGCTCGCCGCCTTCGACGCCGCCGTGTCGGGTGCGAAGGCCGCCGCCGAGGAGGCGGGCGCCACGTTCGTCGAGTCCGACGTCGACGCCTTCCGCGAGGCCGTGCTGCCGCTCCACGAGGAGCTGGTGACCACGCCCGCCACGCAGGAGATCTACGACGCGATCGAGGCCGCGCGCGGCTGA
- a CDS encoding TRAP transporter small permease — MTIVRRWLDRILRALCIVLFAALVLLVVWQVFTRLVLGQPSAWSEEAARYTFVWASMIGIAIAVGEKADVVMDFLVEKLPRTAQRVVDILAYLTVLAFAAYVMVYGGIKQAALAWQQTNPLLPFTQGQLYLALPISGALLIFYLVLHIAHALSRGYAGREGFHEDPEAATA, encoded by the coding sequence ATGACCATCGTCAGACGCTGGCTCGACCGCATCCTGCGAGCCCTCTGCATCGTCCTGTTCGCCGCGCTCGTGCTGCTCGTCGTGTGGCAGGTGTTCACGCGCCTCGTGCTCGGTCAGCCGAGCGCGTGGAGCGAGGAGGCCGCGCGCTACACGTTCGTGTGGGCGAGCATGATCGGCATCGCGATCGCGGTGGGCGAGAAGGCCGACGTGGTCATGGACTTCCTGGTGGAGAAGCTGCCGCGCACGGCGCAGCGGGTGGTGGACATCCTGGCGTACCTGACGGTGCTCGCCTTCGCCGCCTATGTCATGGTCTACGGCGGCATCAAGCAGGCCGCGCTCGCGTGGCAGCAGACGAACCCGCTGCTGCCGTTCACGCAGGGACAGCTCTACCTGGCGCTGCCGATCTCGGGCGCGCTGCTCATCTTCTATCTGGTCCTCCACATCGCCCACGCGCTGTCCCGCGGCTACGCGGGCCGTGAGGGCTTCCACGAGGACCCGGAGGCCGCGACCGCATGA
- the kduI gene encoding 5-dehydro-4-deoxy-D-glucuronate isomerase, protein MASRMRGPVAAEQIPGFTQQDLRDRFLVESLLVPGEFVAVPTHYDRVVAVGAVPTAEPIALATIPEIRSEFFLEHREIGIVNVGGTGTVTADGTEYRMEREAVLYLGRGTRDVSFASDDAAAPAKFYGFSAPAHTAFPSTLATPDEGTIRELGDQLTSNRRTLRQVIHENGIRSCQVVMGVTRLHPGNMWNTLPSHTHERRTEFYLYFDVAEDARVLHLMGEPTETRHMLMASDQLVMSPSWSIHSGVGSQAYAFVWAMAGENQSFDDMDHVQITELV, encoded by the coding sequence ATGGCATCCCGGATGCGCGGCCCCGTCGCCGCAGAGCAGATCCCCGGCTTCACGCAGCAGGACCTGCGCGATCGCTTCCTTGTCGAGAGCCTGCTGGTGCCCGGCGAGTTCGTCGCGGTGCCGACGCACTATGACCGCGTCGTCGCGGTGGGCGCCGTGCCGACCGCGGAGCCCATCGCGCTCGCGACGATCCCCGAGATCCGCTCGGAGTTCTTCCTCGAGCACCGCGAGATCGGCATCGTCAACGTGGGCGGGACCGGCACCGTCACGGCCGACGGCACCGAGTACCGGATGGAGCGCGAGGCGGTGCTGTACCTCGGTCGCGGCACGCGCGACGTCTCCTTCGCCTCGGACGACGCCGCGGCACCCGCGAAGTTCTACGGCTTCTCCGCCCCGGCGCACACGGCTTTCCCCAGCACGCTCGCCACGCCCGATGAGGGCACCATCCGCGAGCTCGGCGACCAGCTGACCTCCAACCGGCGGACGCTGCGCCAGGTGATCCACGAGAACGGGATCCGCAGCTGCCAGGTCGTCATGGGCGTCACCCGCCTGCACCCGGGCAACATGTGGAACACGCTGCCCTCGCACACGCACGAGCGCCGCACGGAGTTCTACCTGTACTTCGACGTCGCCGAGGACGCGCGCGTCCTGCATCTCATGGGCGAGCCCACCGAGACGCGGCATATGCTCATGGCGAGCGATCAGCTCGTCATGTCGCCGAGCTGGTCGATTCACTCCGGCGTCGGATCCCAGGCCTACGCGTTCGTGTGGGCGATGGCCGGCGAGAACCAGTCGTTCGACGACATGGACCACGTGCAGATCACCGAGCTGGTGTAG